One window from the genome of Ailuropoda melanoleuca isolate Jingjing chromosome 5, ASM200744v2, whole genome shotgun sequence encodes:
- the PATL2 gene encoding protein PAT1 homolog 2, giving the protein MVEACQPAKMKCLEGPYLNQGPSKSCSPLAPEEELASASQLGEEEDEGEDLDPDLAPEPEGEEEDEVEEEEHDLGDPAVLSAIQNTQRGLLNSSGIKASGVLGMSPASLHFVWQTLDYLSPVPFRTTFPSASSSARHFGPRLLSPDPTLSCSLPTSWPPSFSHLTQLHPQHQRILQLQQYSRTPRPPAKKPWSQQPDPYVNLMTRKEKDWVIKVQMVQLQSKNPRLDDYYYQEYYQKLEKKQSDEELLGRRSKVESLKLVTPYIQKAEAYESVVRIEGSLGQVAVSTCFSPRRAIDAVPHGSQEQEIGAASSQRLQVLSRIEKMFLQLLEIEEGQKDGRPQPCYSEQQSNQVEKLFQALKTHEQNNLEEAADGFLQVLSVRKGKALVARLLPFLPQDRAVSLLLAITHHLPLLVRRDVADQALQMLFKPLGKCIGHLTFHELLQGLQGLMLFPPGSSERPVTLVLQNQFGISLLYALLSHGEQLVSLESSLEEPSSDHTAWTDMVVLIAWEIAQMPTASLAEPLAFPSNLLPLFCHHVDKPLVQHLEARME; this is encoded by the exons ATGGTGGAAGCCTGCCAGCCTGCAAAGATGAAATGTCTTGAAG GCCCCTACTTAAACCAAGGCCCAAGCAAGTCCTGTAGCCCCTTGGCTCCTGAGGAGGAGCTGGCGTCTGCCTCCCaactgggggaagaggaggacgaGGGGGAGGATCTGGATCCAGATCTAGCTCCAGAGccagagggggaagaggaggacgaggtggaggaggaagagcatgATCTCGGGGACCCAGCTGTCCTCAGTGCTATCCAGAACACCCAG AGAGGCCTTCTCAACTCCTCTGGAATCAAGGCCTCTGGTGTACTGGGGATGTCCCCTGCTTCCTTGCACTTTGTGTGGCAG ACGCTGGACTACCTCTCTCCAGTTCCTTTCCGGACTACCTTTCCCAGTGCCAGCTCTTCAGCACGGCACTTTGGACCTCGACTTCTCTCGCCAGACCCAACTCTCTCCTGCAGCCTTCCAACCTCATGGCCCCCTAGTTTCAG TCATCTGACCCAGCTCCACCCTCAGCACCAACGGATCTTGCAGCTGCAGCAATACAGTCGAACACCAAG ACCTCCAGCCAAGAAGCCTTGGTCTCAGCAGCCAGACCCCTATGTTAATCTCATGACCCGAAAAGAGAAAGACTGGGTGATAAAAGTACAGATGGTTCAGCTGCAGAGTAAGAACCCCCGCCTGGATGACTACTACTATCAG GAATATTATCAGAAACTAGAGAAGAAGCAGTCAGATGAAGAGCTACTTGGGCGAAGGAGCAAGGTTGAATCTCTCAAGCTGGTAACGCCTTACAttcagaaggcagaggcttacgAGTCAG TGGTTCGAATTGAGGGTTCCCTGGGCCAGGTAGCTGTATCGACGTGTTTTAGCCCTCGCCGAGCTATTGATGCTGTACCCCATGGATCCCAAGAGCAG GAGATAGGAGCTGCAAGCAGTCAGAGGCTTCAGGTGTTGTCCCGGATTGAGAAG ATGTTTCTTCAGTTACTAGAGATAGAGGAGGGCCAGAAGGATGGGCGTCCACAGCCCTGCTACTCTGAACAGCAGAGCAACCAGGTTGAGAAGCTCTTCCAGGCCTTAAAGACACATGAGCAGAATAATCTGGA GGAGGCAGCAGATGGCTTCCTGCAGGTGCTCTCAGTGAGGAAGGGGAAAGCTCTAGTGGCAAGACTGctccctttcctgccccaggaTCGAGCTGTTAGCCTTCTTCTGGCTATCACCCACCATTTGCCCCTCCTAGTCAGGAGGGATGTAGCTGATCAG GCTCTACAAATGTTATTCAAACCTCTGGGCAAATGTATCGGTCACTTGACCTTCCATGAACTCCTCCAAGGACTTCAGGGGCTAATGCTCTTTCCACCTGGCTCCTCCGAGCGGCCGGTCACTCTGGTGCTTCAGAACCAG TTTGGAATATCTTTGCTCTATGCCCTACTGAGTCATGGGGAGCAGCTGGTATCCCTGGAGTCTTCCCTTGAGGAACCCAGCAGTGATCATACAGCTTG GACTGACATGGTGGTTCTGATTGCCTGGGAGATAGCCCAAATGCCAACAGCCTCTCTGGCAGAACCCCTAGCCTTCCCCAGCAACCTTCTTCCTCTGTTCTGTCACCACGTGGACAAACCCTTAGTACAGCACCTAGAGGCTAGGATGGAGTAA